CAGTCAATGCCATGTATGCGGATTTATCACCGCTACTGTCGCAATTAGACCCAGATTTCGAGCTAACAATTAGCGCTATTACTTGGCGGCAACAACCGTCAATGCTGCCCTTAAGTTTGCGTTTTCGCGCTGATCAAGCTGGTGCTGACATGCATCAAAGCAGCCCAGTCTCATTAGCAACGCCATTCAGCTACAAGTTAGGCGTGGAGCAGGCTGAGCTAGCATTTGAACTCTCAGCGCATCTTGCACCGCAGACTGTGTTGCTCGATGCAAATTTAATGCAATCTGAAAATGGCCTGAGTTTATGGCCGNTAAAANTNNTTTGCGAAGACCATGCGCAACACAGTCAATGCTCGCTTCGCAGTCAATTGCAGCCAGCCGCATTACTTGAAATACTTTTGCAAGCAGCGAGCGCTAGTGGACAGATGTCAGAGCGTTTGGCGCAGTCTTTAGCTCATGCTATTGAAACCGCAGCAGGCATATACCTGATACAGGCTGATGCACAGTGGCCTCATGCCTCTGCCTATCTATCGGCTGTTGAGGCGGACATGTCGCTGCAACAACAAGCGCCATTGAAGGCGGATGTTAGCGGCTTTATTGCTCATCCGGCGGAAAATATTCTGCTTGCTCTTGATTTAGTTAAGCCATGGCAGCTGCGTTGGCAAGATAATCAATTGAGTCAGATTGAACCGCTGTCGCTAAAGTTGCTGCTGCAGCCTGACAAGGCTTTACCGACGGCAGCTTCGCTTCAGCTGACAGAGGTATTCTGTACGACTGATTTGGCTTGTGATGGCGAGTTGTCACTCGAGGCACCTCTGCAGCAGCGCGCTATTCAGGCTTGGTTGTCACCACAGGCGCCAGCGCCTGCATGGTCATTTGCACCAAGCCAATTGTCGGCCATTATCGATTGGCAATGGCCAGTTGATAGTGACAATCTGCTGCGTTTGTCATTCAGAGATCAAAACATACTGCAGCTTCGAGGGCTGCAGTATGCTGGCAGTTCCTTGCAAACAGCCAGACTTGCGATTGAGACAATGCAGCTGCAGCTGCAGCTTAGCGCTGATGCGATGTGGTCCTTGGTAGCGAGTGAGATATTGCTAGACCTTGGCGATCTTGATGCAGACGCTATTTCAATGGCCGCTGCATCGCTCGCAATTAAGGACGTGGCGTTAGATTTTGCTGAGCAACATTGGCAAGGCAGCGCGAGCGTAATGGGGCAGCTGATCGATATTCAACTGCCAGCTCAGGCGTTATCGTTGTTTGAAATGCAGTTACAGGCACCGATTAAAATTACGGCGCCTCATATTCAATTTGAACTGATGGTGCAGCATGCAGAACAGGAGCTGCTGACGCTTACGGGGCAGCATCAGATGGATCAGGGGTTTGGTGAGGCAGAATGGCTAATGCCTGCGTTACAGTTGAGCGATGCCTTGCCTTTACATAGTCAGTTGGGGCTGGAACAGGCCTTGCCAGTGTGGCTAAATGCCGGCGAGCTCGCGGCAGATGGTCAACTACTTTGGGGCAGTAAGTTTTTTGCAGATGGCAGTATTTATTTGCGCCAGTTAGGCGGGGCGTTTGAGGATTATTTGTTTGAAGGGCTGAATGGTCATCTGATGGTTCAGAGCCGTGGTGGCAATTTGCGCTACTCTAGCTTTGGTAAAATCACAGCCGATGCGATCAATGCTGGTATCAGTATTAACGATGTGGCATTGGCGCTAAACGGCTTTAGTGATGATGACGTCTTAGAGATACAGGATTTTCGTGCAAACTTATTAGACGGTGAATTAAGTCTCGACAGCTATCAACTCGACTTGAATAAGTCGCAACATAGTGGGCTGTTAAAGCTGGAAAATTTATCGCTGGCTGAGGTAATGCAGTTAATTGATCAAGCCGGTCTAAGTGGCTCAGGTTCCTTGAATGGCAGGTTGCCGTTTAATCTGAACGGCAGTGATTTCACCATCAGTAATGGTTTGATTTATTCAATGCCGCCGGGCGGTCAGATACAGTATCAAGACCCTGCATTACGCGACAGCAATCTTGCTATGCGCTTAGTTTATGATGCTTTAAGCAACTATCAATATCGTCAATTGGTGTCGACAGTCGACCTGAATGATGAGGGTAAACTGTTGCTTGGTGTAACGATGCAAGGGCGCAACCCAGACTTTGAAAATGGTCGCGATATTAACCTGAATTTGAATATTGATGACAATGTGATGCAGCAAATGCGCAGTATTAATGCAATCGACAGCATCACCGAAAAAATTGAAAAACAGTATCAGTAAAACAAATCTGCTGTGCTAAGCTGATGCCATCACGATAAAGGATTATATATGAGATTTTCTGCTTCACTCCTGCTTGCCTCCGTTTTGTTAATGCTTGGCTCACTTCAGGCCTGCTCGCCAACGGTTCAGGTAGCCGCGCCGTCTGAACCGATTACGATAAATATGAATATTAAAATCGAACATGAGATTCGAGTGAAGGTGGATCAAGAGCTGGACGATTTGTTTGACGATGAGGAGATTTTTTAAGTG
This region of Pseudomonadales bacterium genomic DNA includes:
- a CDS encoding YnbE family lipoprotein — encoded protein: MRFSASLLLASVLLMLGSLQACSPTVQVAAPSEPITINMNIKIEHEIRVKVDQELDDLFDDEEIF
- a CDS encoding YdbH domain-containing protein, which encodes MWKVFLGFSLAIIVMLLLIIAQAVRPIAIYLVNAHVLDQQAGLALHHLGDIQISTTRIRLSELHVLIDGHEQILDGIDLQGDWLNAELHRLHIESLQINLPLNAKALSDASHLPKAQRLTPYQQSSLPYNSVNAMYADLSPLLSQLDPDFELTISAITWRQQPSMLPLSLRFRADQAGADMHQSSPVSLATPFSYKLGVEQAELAFELSAHLAPQTVLLDANLMQSENGLSLWPXKXXCEDHAQHSQCSLRSQLQPAALLEILLQAASASGQMSERLAQSLAHAIETAAGIYLIQADAQWPHASAYLSAVEADMSLQQQAPLKADVSGFIAHPAENILLALDLVKPWQLRWQDNQLSQIEPLSLKLLLQPDKALPTAASLQLTEVFCTTDLACDGELSLEAPLQQRAIQAWLSPQAPAPAWSFAPSQLSAIIDWQWPVDSDNLLRLSFRDQNILQLRGLQYAGSSLQTARLAIETMQLQLQLSADAMWSLVASEILLDLGDLDADAISMAAASLAIKDVALDFAEQHWQGSASVMGQLIDIQLPAQALSLFEMQLQAPIKITAPHIQFELMVQHAEQELLTLTGQHQMDQGFGEAEWLMPALQLSDALPLHSQLGLEQALPVWLNAGELAADGQLLWGSKFFADGSIYLRQLGGAFEDYLFEGLNGHLMVQSRGGNLRYSSFGKITADAINAGISINDVALALNGFSDDDVLEIQDFRANLLDGELSLDSYQLDLNKSQHSGLLKLENLSLAEVMQLIDQAGLSGSGSLNGRLPFNLNGSDFTISNGLIYSMPPGGQIQYQDPALRDSNLAMRLVYDALSNYQYRQLVSTVDLNDEGKLLLGVTMQGRNPDFENGRDINLNLNIDDNVMQQMRSINAIDSITEKIEKQYQ